A region of Pontiella agarivorans DNA encodes the following proteins:
- a CDS encoding malectin: MTYRTLSLLFAFICSATASENIAYIHGDIAKDGTTPSGGAAPYDQMLLTDAGNTGCSQFKALVEAQGYTISQHYDAETDLDADFLEPFDVIIFGLHQKIWSADEKAALDTWIRDGGGILMYSDSAAGGKYNVVGITNPTGQNAVNNILSHYGMEVTVDQGGGVRAYFPDAGSSNPIIWDQPVFEGEGVSPIAVDPASDAQILIPLSDSNKQSGGNINPGTGGISIANPQWAVIALNQIGNGNVIAIFDRQPLWNNGPGSDINKADNKEVLRRIVRYLARDYGNSSDWINLISTNSLELTYRQWNNGTGIPGFDYHAKNTRITIEHTTALSNETWSVQSNWVEHLSSTPESSETERTSVRILPDPENLNRFARVVIKPATNSPPAATNSAAIAINCGSSSPFTGTDGTQYQADVYFAGGHTDNAPGTAVANTDNDALYNEARSNFTAYNIPLANGSYTVTLKFAETWATTPNQRVFDIAIEGNPVINNLDLFAAAPGKWVAYDLEFPVTVNDGQLNLTASASINNVLLNAIMIVPD, encoded by the coding sequence ATGACATATAGAACTCTATCACTCCTATTTGCATTCATTTGTTCAGCAACGGCTTCTGAAAACATAGCTTATATCCACGGCGACATTGCCAAGGACGGAACAACCCCGTCGGGCGGGGCCGCGCCCTACGATCAGATGCTGCTGACCGATGCCGGCAACACAGGCTGCTCACAATTCAAGGCCCTGGTCGAAGCTCAGGGCTACACCATTTCCCAGCACTACGATGCCGAAACCGACCTCGACGCCGACTTCCTTGAACCGTTCGATGTCATCATCTTCGGCCTTCACCAGAAAATCTGGTCCGCCGATGAAAAAGCCGCCCTCGACACCTGGATCCGTGACGGCGGCGGCATCCTGATGTACAGCGATTCCGCGGCCGGAGGAAAATATAACGTTGTAGGCATAACCAATCCCACCGGCCAGAATGCAGTGAACAACATCCTCTCTCATTACGGAATGGAAGTGACCGTCGACCAGGGCGGCGGCGTCCGCGCCTACTTCCCGGACGCCGGCTCCTCCAACCCGATCATCTGGGACCAGCCCGTTTTCGAAGGCGAAGGCGTTTCCCCGATTGCGGTCGATCCCGCATCGGATGCACAGATATTGATTCCGCTCAGCGACAGCAACAAACAGTCCGGCGGGAATATAAATCCGGGAACCGGCGGCATCAGCATCGCCAACCCACAATGGGCGGTCATTGCTCTGAACCAGATCGGCAACGGAAATGTGATCGCCATTTTCGACCGCCAGCCCCTCTGGAACAACGGCCCCGGCTCCGACATCAACAAAGCGGACAACAAAGAGGTGCTGCGCCGCATCGTCCGCTACCTCGCCCGCGACTACGGTAATTCCAGCGACTGGATCAACCTCATCTCCACCAATTCACTTGAACTGACCTACCGCCAATGGAACAACGGAACCGGAATCCCCGGCTTCGACTACCACGCCAAAAACACACGGATCACCATCGAACACACCACCGCCCTCTCCAACGAGACATGGTCCGTGCAATCAAACTGGGTCGAACACCTTTCTTCAACCCCCGAATCTTCAGAAACCGAACGTACCTCCGTGCGGATTCTTCCAGACCCTGAAAACCTGAACCGCTTCGCCCGGGTGGTTATTAAACCAGCCACAAATTCACCGCCCGCCGCAACCAACTCAGCCGCAATAGCGATCAATTGCGGAAGCAGCAGCCCCTTCACCGGAACCGATGGAACCCAATATCAGGCCGACGTTTATTTTGCGGGCGGTCATACCGATAATGCGCCGGGCACCGCGGTTGCAAACACCGACAACGACGCCCTGTACAACGAAGCGCGCTCGAATTTTACCGCCTACAATATTCCGCTGGCCAACGGCAGCTATACCGTCACTCTTAAATTTGCGGAAACCTGGGCAACTACTCCGAATCAGCGTGTTTTTGATATCGCAATCGAAGGAAACCCGGTGATCAACAACCTCGACCTCTTCGCCGCCGCCCCCGGAAAATGGGTCGCATACGACCTCGAATTTCCGGTAACGGTGAACGACGGACAGCTCAACCTGACCGCATCAGCAAGCATCAATAATGTCCTGCTGAATGCGATCATGATTGTGCCGGACTAG
- a CDS encoding enoyl-ACP reductase FabI, with product MIEPGSKYVVMGILNTDSIAYATGKLIEELGGEVIWTAQNERMKKIFFDRGCKDLTQEEKDAMDFKYCDVTIDSEVEALFEEVGEISGVLHSIGYANPKTCLGAEEMYTDATQDVLQGFHISAASLATVAHFAAPKMKEGGSIVTLSFEGSRPFPYYNWMGVNKAALEALVRALARNMGKDYIRVNAVSAGPLTTKAASSIPYFDHLSNTWDEISPLPWDTVEDKVEVANACVFMLGKYSKKITGQTIFVDGGANFMGGVLMDFEKPAK from the coding sequence ATGATTGAGCCAGGAAGCAAATATGTGGTGATGGGCATTCTGAATACCGATTCCATCGCATATGCAACGGGGAAACTGATTGAAGAGCTGGGTGGCGAAGTGATTTGGACGGCTCAGAATGAGCGCATGAAAAAGATCTTTTTCGACCGGGGCTGCAAAGACCTGACGCAGGAAGAAAAAGATGCAATGGATTTCAAATATTGCGACGTGACGATTGATTCTGAGGTGGAAGCGCTGTTTGAAGAAGTCGGCGAAATCTCCGGCGTGCTGCACTCGATCGGCTATGCCAACCCGAAAACCTGTCTCGGTGCTGAAGAAATGTATACGGATGCGACGCAGGACGTGTTGCAGGGGTTTCATATTTCCGCGGCTTCGCTGGCGACGGTGGCTCATTTTGCCGCTCCGAAAATGAAAGAGGGCGGCTCCATTGTTACGCTGTCGTTTGAAGGTTCACGCCCGTTCCCGTACTACAACTGGATGGGTGTCAATAAGGCGGCTCTGGAAGCGCTGGTTCGTGCGCTTGCGCGTAACATGGGTAAGGATTATATCCGTGTGAATGCTGTTTCGGCCGGTCCGCTGACCACGAAAGCGGCGTCTTCGATTCCTTATTTTGATCATCTCTCGAACACCTGGGATGAAATCAGCCCGCTGCCGTGGGATACGGTGGAGGATAAGGTGGAAGTGGCCAATGCCTGCGTCTTCATGCTGGGTAAATATTCCAAGAAGATTACAGGACAGACCATCTTTGTAGACGGCGGCGCCAACTTTATGGGCGGCGTACTGATGGATTTTGAAAAACCGGCAAAGTAA
- the ychF gene encoding redox-regulated ATPase YchF, translating into MGLSVGIVGLPNVGKSTIFNALTREQNAESANYPFCTIEPNKAVVPVPDPRLQKLADIAGSQKILPATVDFVDIAGLVKGASQGEGLGNKFLTNIRETDAILQVVRCFDDPNVVHVDGSIDPVRDIEIIEAELIIADFQMMENRHNRVVKAARGDKAIAATLPVFEGLLAHLGEGKMAYTFEDKESDAAKAVFKESQFLTDKKVIYCCNVDEDGLMEDNDYVKAVKAYAAERDADVVRICAKMEEELNGMSDEERDEFLAEFGVKESGLDQIIHTGYHTLGLISYLTQGPKETRAWTIHRGDTAPKAAGVIHTDFERGFIRAQVISYDDFIEKGGEAACRDAGLLRTEGKEYVVQDGDVIEFLFNV; encoded by the coding sequence ATGGGACTGAGTGTCGGAATTGTTGGGCTTCCAAACGTTGGAAAGTCGACCATTTTTAATGCGCTGACGCGCGAGCAGAATGCGGAGAGTGCGAACTATCCGTTCTGCACCATTGAACCGAACAAAGCGGTTGTTCCGGTGCCGGATCCGCGGCTGCAGAAGCTGGCGGATATTGCGGGATCGCAGAAGATCCTGCCGGCCACGGTTGATTTTGTGGATATTGCCGGGCTGGTGAAAGGGGCCAGTCAGGGCGAGGGGCTGGGCAATAAATTCCTGACCAATATCCGGGAAACTGATGCGATTCTGCAGGTGGTCCGCTGTTTTGATGATCCCAATGTGGTGCACGTCGACGGCTCGATCGATCCGGTGCGCGATATTGAAATTATCGAGGCCGAGCTGATCATTGCCGATTTCCAGATGATGGAAAATCGGCATAACCGCGTGGTGAAAGCGGCGCGCGGGGATAAGGCGATTGCGGCGACGCTTCCGGTTTTCGAGGGTTTGCTGGCACATCTGGGCGAAGGCAAAATGGCCTACACATTTGAAGATAAAGAATCAGATGCGGCCAAAGCGGTGTTTAAGGAGTCTCAGTTCCTGACGGATAAAAAGGTGATTTACTGCTGCAACGTGGATGAAGACGGCCTGATGGAGGACAACGACTACGTCAAGGCGGTGAAAGCCTATGCGGCCGAGCGCGATGCGGATGTGGTTAGAATCTGTGCGAAAATGGAGGAGGAGCTCAACGGCATGTCGGATGAGGAGCGCGATGAATTTCTTGCCGAATTCGGCGTCAAGGAGAGCGGACTCGATCAGATCATTCATACCGGCTACCACACGCTCGGACTGATCAGCTATCTGACGCAGGGTCCGAAAGAGACGCGCGCCTGGACCATCCATCGCGGCGATACCGCACCGAAAGCGGCCGGGGTGATTCATACCGATTTCGAGCGCGGGTTTATTCGGGCGCAGGTGATTTCGTATGATGATTTCATTGAGAAGGGCGGCGAGGCGGCCTGTCGTGATGCGGGATTGCTGCGCACGGAAGGAAAAGAGTATGTGGTGCAGGATGGCGACGTGATCGAATTTCTGTTTAACGTCTGA